In one window of Paraflavitalea soli DNA:
- a CDS encoding PH domain-containing protein, producing the protein MSQLQENSWSIPQRQAKAGLVIILAKATVTIVKTLWPILLVLLVKKNKKGIDTFELTLMALPVIILVRSLVGYFYFRFFIANDELIIRKGLISKKTITIPLQKIQAVHIEQNLLHQVANVAKVKIDTAGSEKTEAVIDAIEVPKAEQLKEFLLREKRHMTEEAAIPSPIRDIPVMRLSVNDLLKLGLSANHIQAFFIVFAFSISMLQNLEEVFGDRVIRLVKDSSSEVGISVVSVSLVIGFVLLISMFVSMMRILLNYFDFQLTETSQGFRIKTGLINTSQNLVPFNKIQYISWDANWIRRKIGLFNMEFHQVMSDDQSNKKKRVKVPLTQPAYIDKLLAHYHGMVQPSALADYGIHPSYTTRRTLLRGILPVLLILIILLLINWDPWYFLILLWIPIVALHAFVFRRNFRLYVAPDALQVNSGTWGRKTQIVRWYKMQQVFLQQSIYQRSKALATLHLSTAGGTITIPYVPLKLAQQIQDYTLYEVEREERAWM; encoded by the coding sequence ATGAGCCAGTTACAGGAGAATAGCTGGAGCATTCCACAAAGACAGGCAAAGGCAGGTTTGGTGATCATATTAGCCAAAGCTACCGTTACCATTGTAAAAACCCTGTGGCCCATTCTACTCGTATTGTTGGTCAAAAAGAACAAGAAAGGCATAGATACTTTTGAGCTCACCCTCATGGCACTGCCGGTTATTATTCTGGTGCGTTCCCTGGTTGGGTATTTTTATTTCCGCTTCTTTATCGCCAATGACGAGCTGATCATCCGCAAGGGATTGATCAGTAAGAAAACCATTACTATCCCCCTGCAGAAAATACAGGCCGTACACATTGAGCAAAACCTCCTGCACCAGGTGGCCAATGTGGCCAAAGTAAAAATTGATACCGCCGGCTCTGAAAAAACGGAAGCTGTTATTGACGCTATTGAAGTACCCAAGGCCGAACAGTTAAAAGAATTCCTGCTCCGCGAAAAACGGCATATGACTGAAGAAGCAGCTATCCCTTCTCCTATAAGGGATATACCTGTTATGCGGTTATCCGTCAATGATCTCCTCAAACTGGGGCTATCTGCCAATCATATACAGGCCTTCTTTATCGTGTTTGCTTTCAGCATATCCATGCTCCAGAATCTGGAAGAAGTTTTCGGCGACAGGGTAATCAGGCTGGTAAAAGATTCTTCATCAGAGGTAGGCATATCAGTCGTATCTGTATCGTTGGTAATAGGTTTTGTGCTGTTGATTTCCATGTTCGTTTCTATGATGCGAATTCTGTTAAACTATTTCGACTTCCAGCTTACCGAAACTTCCCAGGGATTTAGAATAAAAACAGGATTGATCAACACCAGTCAAAACCTGGTACCCTTCAATAAAATTCAATACATATCCTGGGATGCCAATTGGATACGCCGCAAGATCGGTTTGTTCAATATGGAGTTTCACCAGGTCATGAGCGATGACCAAAGCAATAAGAAAAAACGGGTTAAAGTACCCCTTACACAACCGGCTTATATTGACAAACTGTTAGCACATTATCATGGTATGGTACAGCCTTCGGCCCTGGCCGATTATGGGATCCATCCTTCCTATACCACCCGGCGCACATTGTTGAGGGGTATACTGCCAGTATTATTAATCTTAATTATACTATTACTCATCAACTGGGATCCCTGGTACTTCCTCATTTTATTATGGATACCCATCGTTGCCTTGCATGCATTTGTTTTCCGGCGCAATTTCCGATTATATGTAGCACCCGATGCATTGCAGGTAAACAGTGGTACCTGGGGTAGAAAAACACAAATTGTACGCTGGTATAAGATGCAGCAGGTCTTTTTGCAACAATCCATTTATCAAAGAAGCAAGGCTTTAGCCACCCTGCATTTATCAACAGCAGGCGGCACCATCACCATACCATATGTACCACTGAAGTTGGCGCAGCAAATACAGGATTATACTTTGTATGAGGTGGAACGCGAAGAGAGAGCCTGGATGTAA
- a CDS encoding flavin reductase family protein, whose amino-acid sequence MILDLTKLTAVQKQNYLQHAIAPRPVCFASTIDKQGQVNLSPFSFFNLFSTQPPIVVFSPSRRVRDNSTKHTLQNILEVPEVVINIVDYAMIQQVSLSSCDFPKEVNEFVKAGFTAEPATTITPPMVKESKVKMECLVREVKSMGNEGGAGNLVICEVMVMHIDDAILNEQGFIDQRKIHHIARLGGDWYCKVDESSLFQVEKPNIKLGIGIDALPAPIRNSSILTGNHLGQLANVHDMPLVDPAFHDERLKNIVQYYAVNPDEMEKELQLYAKELLDSGHVAAAWQVLLANN is encoded by the coding sequence ATGATCCTGGATCTTACCAAACTTACGGCCGTACAAAAGCAAAACTACCTACAGCATGCCATTGCTCCGAGACCAGTATGTTTTGCCAGTACGATTGATAAACAGGGGCAGGTAAACCTCAGCCCTTTCAGTTTCTTTAACCTGTTCTCCACCCAGCCGCCCATCGTTGTATTTTCTCCCTCACGCCGGGTGAGAGACAACAGCACTAAACATACTTTACAGAATATACTGGAAGTGCCCGAAGTGGTGATCAATATTGTGGATTATGCCATGATACAACAGGTAAGTCTGTCCAGTTGTGATTTCCCGAAGGAAGTGAATGAGTTTGTAAAGGCAGGGTTTACGGCAGAGCCAGCTACTACCATTACCCCTCCCATGGTAAAAGAAAGCAAAGTGAAAATGGAATGCCTGGTGCGGGAAGTGAAATCAATGGGAAATGAAGGCGGCGCCGGTAACCTGGTCATTTGTGAGGTAATGGTGATGCATATTGATGATGCAATCCTAAATGAACAGGGTTTTATAGATCAACGTAAGATCCATCATATTGCCCGACTGGGCGGAGATTGGTATTGCAAGGTTGATGAAAGTAGCTTGTTCCAGGTTGAAAAACCTAATATTAAACTGGGCATTGGCATAGATGCGTTGCCTGCTCCTATCCGCAACAGCAGCATCCTTACGGGCAATCATTTGGGCCAGCTGGCCAACGTACACGATATGCCATTGGTAGACCCGGCCTTTCATGACGAGAGACTAAAGAACATTGTTCAATACTATGCTGTAAATCCAGATGAAATGGAAAAGGAGCTGCAGTTATATGCCAAAGAGTTATTGGATAGTGGTCATGTGGCAGCTGCCTGGCAGGTATTGCTCGCTAATAATTAA
- a CDS encoding PH domain-containing protein produces the protein MEWMNDQVHIENLPRVENVALTPIEPSYLKVLRWEWLILSILLGILVAILLYFIKPLHQVKWIVLLIGGWLLITAAWYWLQGKSFSTRAYAIREKDVIYRSGWIIQSTHTCPFNRIQHSAVTIGPLEKRFGLASLVLYTAGSNEADLRIRGLQETTAWTLKEWITKKIADEPVTGE, from the coding sequence ATGGAATGGATGAACGACCAGGTACATATTGAAAACCTTCCCCGGGTGGAAAATGTAGCCCTTACACCCATAGAGCCCTCCTATCTCAAGGTTTTACGATGGGAATGGCTCATCCTGAGTATCCTGCTGGGAATACTGGTAGCCATCCTGCTGTATTTTATCAAACCCCTGCACCAGGTAAAGTGGATTGTTTTACTAATTGGTGGTTGGCTACTGATAACAGCCGCCTGGTATTGGCTGCAGGGAAAATCATTCTCCACCAGGGCCTATGCCATCCGCGAAAAGGATGTTATTTATCGCAGCGGATGGATCATTCAAAGCACCCATACCTGTCCTTTCAACCGCATTCAGCATAGTGCAGTTACCATCGGCCCCCTGGAAAAAAGGTTTGGCCTGGCCAGCCTGGTATTGTATACCGCCGGCTCCAATGAGGCCGATCTGCGTATACGGGGCCTGCAGGAGACCACTGCCTGGACTTTAAAAGAATGGATCACCAAAAAGATAGCCGATGAGCCAGTTACAGGAGAATAG
- a CDS encoding fumarylacetoacetate hydrolase family protein, whose translation MKLVSYLQEGQDRLAILVDGLLYDMETLHPDLPHNMSMFLNYWDDAYAMAQTGEMMIREGRLSRERGFALEGISVLAPVPFPTSCRDGYAFRQHVAAARRNRKVPMIPEFDQYPIFYFTNHLAIQGPGNVSCMPDHFQKLDFELEAAVVICKHGRNIRAENADQYIGGLMIMNDMSARTLQMEEMLLNLGPAKGKDFSTVIGPWLVTLDELEQYEIPAKEGHTGKSWNLRMQCRVNGEQVSDGNIGDMDWTFAEIIERASYGATLFAGDVIGSGTVGTGCFLELNGTGRLSDPNYTDQWLQEGDVVEMEIDGLGVLTNTIVKEDDNFSILDRKKINQA comes from the coding sequence ATGAAACTGGTTTCTTATCTCCAGGAAGGTCAGGACCGACTTGCTATATTGGTAGATGGATTGCTGTACGATATGGAAACATTGCATCCGGACCTGCCCCATAATATGAGCATGTTCCTGAATTATTGGGACGATGCCTATGCGATGGCGCAAACAGGCGAAATGATGATACGGGAAGGAAGACTTAGCCGCGAGCGTGGCTTTGCCCTGGAAGGAATTTCAGTACTGGCGCCGGTGCCTTTTCCTACTTCTTGCCGTGATGGTTATGCATTCAGGCAACATGTTGCGGCCGCACGCCGTAACCGTAAGGTGCCCATGATCCCGGAATTTGATCAATACCCCATTTTTTATTTTACCAACCATCTTGCCATCCAGGGGCCAGGCAACGTATCCTGTATGCCGGATCATTTTCAAAAGCTGGACTTTGAACTGGAGGCGGCAGTAGTTATTTGCAAGCATGGCCGTAATATAAGAGCGGAAAATGCTGATCAATATATCGGTGGGCTAATGATCATGAATGACATGAGCGCCCGAACATTGCAAATGGAAGAAATGTTACTAAATCTTGGCCCTGCAAAAGGCAAGGATTTCTCTACTGTCATTGGGCCCTGGCTGGTAACGCTGGATGAACTGGAGCAATATGAAATTCCCGCTAAAGAAGGCCATACAGGTAAAAGCTGGAACCTTCGCATGCAATGCCGTGTAAATGGCGAGCAGGTGAGTGATGGCAATATTGGCGATATGGACTGGACCTTTGCGGAGATCATTGAACGTGCTTCCTATGGCGCAACACTTTTTGCCGGTGATGTTATTGGCAGCGGTACGGTAGGGACAGGTTGCTTCCTTGAACTAAATGGTACAGGCAGGCTGAGTGATCCCAATTATACAGACCAATGGCTGCAGGAAGGTGATGTGGTAGAAATGGAAATCGATGGCCTGGGTGTACTTACCAATACGATCGTAAAAGAAGACGATAACTTTTCCATATTGGACAGAAAGAAAATAAACCAAGCCTAG